AGCAACGAATGTGTTAAGCCCCATTCACGcctgaaaaaaataattttaaccaTAAATCGGTTAAATTATGTTATCCTATCCCAAACGCAACAAAATTCAATCTGACTCACATTCAATAGATATGTCATAACTTCATTTTCaacattttacatttttcaagTGTGAAAGGGACTTAAGGCGCTTCTTCGTTGAAAATTCTTGGTTATCGAGGCAGCTGCGCATGAAATCGTCAAAGATCATCGTTATCTAATAATTCATGCTCCGTCGAAACGAATTACAGTGATCTTCAGAGAAACAAACTGATCCGTGAaaagaagattggaaaaatggCGGGTGAGATCAGTTTGTCCCTGAGAAATATCTCTAAGAAACATGGCTGCTTGTTCGAACGACCCGCCATTGGAATGTCTCATTTGCAGTGAAACCGAGTCTTAGGATGAATTGTTTCGATCAATTTGGGTTCGATGCACTCACGTTCCGTTTCACTTCAAATGGCTCGCTCTTTCGTTATTGTCCTACTCACGTCGATGAATCGAGCAGAATTTTTTGTCTAATCAAAACAATTTTTGAAACCAAAGGAAGTAATATTTCTCCTTTTTCAATTTACGAGTatcaattttgtataaatttttcattcagCGAATTCGTATTCCAATGAGAAAGATGGAAATGAACAGCGTGACAAGAACGTATCCCCACCTTGAGCCGCTGGGAATGGCGCTAAATTTAAATCTGTTAGGGGTACAAAATCGTAGAGATACGAAATATAAATTTCCTCGTCATATAGGTCAGATATATCGCGGTTCCGCTCTTTGCTCGAGCTTTTGACGATGTCTGACCCTTTCTTACAATTTCCCCGTCGAACCCAAGAAAAATACTGCAACGTCTGCTCGTAATCGGACTCGGATTAGCTCGATGGCACCTCCGCGTAATCAGGCTACAACcatcatacatatttatatatgtatacagggCGAATCGCGTGACTAATCGCTCCTACAGTCGTCGGTGAATCGATCATCAAGCTTCTGATCGAATATCTAAGAAGAAACGAGGGAAAATGTTGGATCTTTTAGTGTAGGAGGTGTGGGGTCTATAATACGTGGAAAGGATAGCAGCGTCTCTTACGGTAAGAAGTGGAACTATCCTTAACACAGTAGGGATCAAATCTTCTTTCTACTTTGTTCTGGGATAAAAAGTTCCATTAAAAGTGATTCGTTACTAATAAACAATTTATGAATCAGAAacgaaacattaaaatatacaaaatattgttgaaACTATTAAATATCATAAAGCTATAATTCTCAAGTAATTAGATTCCCAAATTGAGCTAATGGCAAAAGATAGGTTAGAAACTAAAACAtagatattgaaattattgtgAAGGGCAACTTTGCACGTTGAAAATTTCAAGTTTGGGTGATCCTCAAATATCGAAATTCCCAAATTTGATTAATGACAGAAAGATGAGTGAAGAGCTTAAAAGGAAGGAATTCAAAGTTATTATCCAGTACGATATTCAAAATTAAACAAATCTACGAAAATTAATTTCCAATAGTTTAAATTGTCAAATTGTTGTAATAACAAAGGATAGATTAGGGACAAGACCAAAGCGACTGATCCAAATTATCCCAAAGAACAGTATGCCCAAATCGGTGCAATGATAAAAGATAGGTTAGGTCTCAACGACTCGGCGCTTATCTAATTCGAAATTTGCCAAATTTCTGCTTCGGATTCTCAACGATCGTTTTATCAACACGGGACGCAATCTTCGTCAAATGGAGTAGCACGGTTCGCCCTGTGCATATACATTATTTATGtgcacatatataaatatatcgatcgagaaaggaggaaagaaaaagagcaGAACGAAGAACGGCCGGAAACATAGGTCAAAGGAACGATGAACAAAGTGAACTAGAGCCAGCGTTTATCACTCGACCTtcctcctcctctctttctctctctctcacttgcTCTTTTCCCGCATAGCTACACACTCGCACGCATAGCTACACACTCGCCATACACACAAGACCACGTGCACAAACgttcacacatacatatacagaCATACACTCGTTTTTCTTCTAATATTTCTTcatcttttcccttcttcatcttcatcttcatcttcatcttcatcttcatctccttcttcttgtttttcttcttaCTCATTCCTATCCTTCTTATTATGCTTGCAAAGCAATTAGATGGGCGTCCATGTTCTTAGCAATTACAATTGTCGTCCGTTGGATTGGTCGGCTGATCGGTGAGTCGTTGACCCTTCGCCTGACCCATTCCACCCGCCAGCAAGGTCGGATCGTTGTCCAAGGACTCGCTCATCTTGTCGCATATTATGTCCACCAGCTGCTCGAATACCGTCTGTAAAATGGAATTTGCTTGGGTTTAATTGCCTTAATATTTGAGGAACATAGGGGGAAAAAGATTCCGAGTAATTGAGCTGCACTAATTGACGTGATCGTGTGATTAATGATCTACTAGCGGAGATTGGTTCACACCCTCTTTTCAAACAAGGACACATTTGTAGGTCTAACTTCTCGTAGAGTCGCATAGTTAATCTGGATACAGTCTAATTTTACGTCCTAATATCAATTTTCCTTACGTTGTTTCTAAAAGAGCCTAACCTAACCTGATCTAACCTAACCTAATATTGGCTTACTCTGAACCTCACGTACACAGACTTGGCCTGTTCGAATCTCAATTTTGTTTAACACTTGTACCGTCAGTCAGTTGGTCGTCGTCAGGTTTACACGACTTTTTAATGATTCAGTGAAAGTGAATGGTCAGAAGAAGGTTATAATCCCAATTTCTGTAACTCTATGGATGTAACAATCGGCaagtaaataaacaaattcGTATAACGCATGGACGTACAAAATAGATTAGGATAACAAGATAAAAATTCAATCATGACGATGGATTCGAGGGAATTTTCTCAAGAGGTGAAAAGTAGGTTACAGCAATCAGCGAGTGACAGTAAGATCTACGTCGAAATATGCGGCCATCGAAGTGTTAAGTTACTTCTAAAAAATTTAGTGTAGCCTCTGTGTAGTGTAATGTAGATATTGACTTGATCTAAGTCTAAAATAGATATATAGCTCGTCTTCTTCTACTTTTGCTATAGAAATAATTCGTGGTCAATCGACAATTGAAAACAGCTCAACAATGTCTCTACTCTGTGGCCCTAACTCTTCTCGCAGACTTTACACGTTTACTCAAACAGTAGACATCTGATAAGTTTCATATTTTGGCTCAATCATATTTACAACATAGCATGTGATTCTCTTGATACTTCAATTTGCTCAATATCTATAAACTTTCAAAATCGGTTCCTTCATACGTATTGAATGTTTGACGTTGTTTGATATTGTCTCATGTCGCCTGACATTTTCTAACGTCCTTTTCTCACATTGTTTAATGTTACTCGACCTCGTATAATATCTTTTATCGTTGTTTGACATTGTTTGACGTTGTTTGACGTTGTTTGACGTTGTTTGAACAGCACTTTCAGTAACGAAAACACTAGAAATCATCGTTAATCCTCTACAAATTGCTTGCCTTGCTATCGCTTTATGGTACCAAGGTGTTTTCCAATAGAAAAGCTGAAATCTCATGTACGTCACGCGGTCTAAAGGTGGACGCGGATAACCGTGGGCAGAAAAATCGATCGAATGGACGTCGATATGCCAGTGCCAATAGGTTTGACCCGTCGTGTTGGGATGATTAATGGGTGTAGATGAGCGGTAATTGAGGATGCCTGGTCGAAGGTAATGGCACACTGTTTACACACACCATCGCGGATGGAAATAAATGTAGAAACGTGACGCGATAACCTTCTCAACCGCGTGATAGTTATGTATTGGGTAGGATAATGGGCTGGTTAAACAgtcgaagaaaaatgaaaattgacGTGGTGTTTAACTATTGGTAGTTATACTTTGTACAACTTCCACGAAGAAAGAATAATAGATCTCTGGAACCAATTTTAAAGAAGCTAATTTTTTTAGCTTAACCCAAATCCTAATGCAATTTTGGCTTCTATTAAAATTTGGCTTTAGCTCATAAACTAATAAAAAACATTCCTGATTCTTGTGCCTCCAAATGGTAATCAATTTGAAGCCGTGTTCTAATGAAACGAGCAATGGTCATTTtgaattctattaaaattttgCTTTAGCTCATAAACGAATAAAAAGCATTCCTGATTCTTGTGTATCCAAGTGATAACGAAGCTAAAGCTGAGTTCTAATGAATCAAGGTTCGCTGAATAAAGAGTCGTCTAAGATTCTGATGTCTCCAAAGGGCAATTAAGCTAAAGCCAAGTTTCattaggataaaaaattgatctATTGGAACTTGGCTTTAGTTTGACACTAACCTTACCAGGCCAAATGaacggtttcaaaatttaattaaaaatcctaCGCTCCTTGTTATTTCATTCGTTcgtctaactttatgtaaatttgtaTATTGACAAAAACTGAGAAATTCGTTAGTCAGACaatgttttttattaatttatatgccAATATGAAATTCTAACTTAGTCTTTGCTAATATTATGATATTATAATCTTAAAAGTATTTTCATCAAAATGTTTatcaaaatatgaatttttagaaGAATCCACAATgtgattataaattaattataaacaaatgaAGATGGTCCAGATTCTGTACTCACCTTGATGTTGATGTTTTCTTTAGCCGATGTCTCAAAAAATTGGACGCCTAATTGGTCCGCCAATTGCTTGCCCCTTTCAGTAGTTATCACCCTTTCGTCTTCCATGTCGCACTTGTTGCCAACCAGGATAACCTGAGCGTTGTCACACGAATAAGTTTTGATCTGTGTGACCCAGTCCTGCACCGAATTGAACGACTCCTCGTTTGTGATGTCGTACATTAGGATGAAGCCCATCGCGCCTCTGTAGTAGGCCGTCGTTATCGTCCTGTATCTTTCCTGACCCGCGGTATCCTGCAATAAAACAGATCCACGGATTAAAATTAGCCTTTTGTGACTTTCAAGGTTATTAAATAGTAACTAAAAATATGCCGATTGATGGAACTAATAAGTCTTTTTGCGTGAATTAGAAAATCcattgaaacaaataaataaataaaatcaattcaattataattaattaaaatgaatagtaatattttttaaagtacAATAATTCTGAcaggaataataaaattatgagAAGCTTTTCtgtgaattttaaaattcagtgATAATTAATCGATGAGTTTTCTCCGAGcattttaatatacagggtggttggtaactggtggtacaagcggaaagggggtgattctacgcgaaaaaagaagtcgaaaatatggaataaaaatttaaaaatttaaaaaaatagcgtcaatcgagacaacgatctacagtgagatccgttataacgtaccgcacgcgtaccgagccaaaattcaaagtcgattttctcgaaaacaaagcctcgaacgaaaaatttttattctatattttcgacttactttttcgcgtagaatcaccccctttccgcttgtaccaccagttaccaaccacccttatttaatttgagaaataaataaaataaattcccTTAATATTCAAGGAAATGAACGGTATTATTCTCTGCAATAATTAACATGGATAATAGAAGCAACAAATTTCCAGTAGAAATTTTCAAAAGTTAAAAAACAATTATCAGTGTACTGAAATAATTGGCACACCATTTGTGAAATTGGTAAATTTCTctctaaaagaaaattaaaagaagTTATTAAAAGAACAATAGTAATATCTTGAACCATTATAACAattgatgaaaaatattgtttaaatGATTATTGTTTGAAAACGATGAAATAAATTACGATTACTACGAGTGTCTTGAACAGGGAAGCGATAACGTTCGATTCGGTTGATAAATGAAGCCACGTGCGATACGCTGTGCTTGTGGATGAACGTTACAATTTAttgagaaaatattttcaacatATTCTTTCTGCTTCTCTTTTTAATTCCTTGTTTTCAATTTATTCCAgttgttttctttttcctatctGTCGATCGAATTTACATTTGCCCTTCGGCTTTATTTCACGTGTATAACTGTAAATCGATCTATCGCTCAAAAATATACTTCTTTCTCTACCAGTATTTCTGTCCTTTGAagctttttaatatttcaaaacaaaTCGAAGAAAGAACATGCCGCCTATAGCTGTTCTCTATTAATTTCTCTTTGTAAATTCGATCGACAGataggaaaaaaaaaacaactggAATAAATTGAAAACAAGGAATTATAAAGAGAAGCAGAACGAGTACGttgaaaatattttgcaataaatgaaaaatatggaCAATTAGTTGGGAACACCGAGCCAGAGGAAACTGAAATATTTGTGTTCCAATAAATTGAAACATATGGAAAAAGCAATATTATACTGAATATTCATATCgtatattatttatgtaatctattattattattattattgcgttattaTTACTTTTGTTCGTATTATTGGTCGACAACTAAGTGggtgcggattttgtcattaggtggtattgacacgAATTGTCAGCTTGAAAATTCGTTGCGATTCGTGCCTTGTGATAAGACACGATTCCTGTTATCAGAAAATTCAATTACAAAATCGTGGGACCTGGAATGGCTGGAAGAAGCCGCCATTTTTGTTCACCTGAAatttgtttattggaaaaagtACGTCTTCTTGCTGAGAAACTTTCATCTAACTCGTATAAAGTTCTTGCCATTGTGTACTGACCTTTATGAAATATCAGTTATTCTACGATGTACGTGATAATACGTTCAAGTCACGGTCCAACTTTCGGTGCTTTCAGTTTAAGGTTAAGTGTTACtagggttaggttggggttaggttgttAGGGTTATCGTCTTAAAGTTTTATGTTTCGCGAGTTTTGACACACACACACTCAACAGAGGCTTCACACATGTATCGTATCTCCTCGAAGCAATCTAATCCTACGTAATCTGTACCAGGTATCATCTAGCAAACAAATTATGACGAAGTTTGGCATAATTTAATAGATACCGTTTAAATGAATACCCGTGGGTCGTCAGACCAATTCGCCTGATGACGTTGAAGATACTACACTTGGAGTCGtgaatgaaaataaagaaaaaaaaaatagcagctaaaaaatacaaaatggataaaatgatataattaagatacataaataaatataacaagtAGCAATCTTCTCATAGACAGGCAGGTTTCAGGCATTTTACACTTTGTCCAAAATGACATTTTTGCAACATGTTGCTCGTTTAAGTTTAACAAATTTGATGGAAATTTTTGTTCAAAAATATAACGTTGAATCAAAGTGAacaaaagaattattaaaatattattcagTTTCGTTGATAAGGTTCTTTCTCTTCAAAAAGTATCGACCCTACTCTGTCACCTAATATATTGTCTATGATAAAACTCGTTTCATCTCTTTccacatttttcaatttttaaaatattctcgCCATAAAttgtaagaagaaagaaataacatAACAGAGATAGTGGAAAAGCAAGGGGAAAAACGTACGGGGTAATACTGACCCAGATCTGTAGCTTGACCCTTTTGTCGTGTCTGAAGACCGTTTTCACCTTAAAATCGATGCCCACGGTCGATACGAAGGCCGAGGTGAAGGAATCGTCCGCGTAGCGGAACAAAAAGGACGTTTTGCCGACCGACGAGTTGCCGATGATCAGCAACTTGAACATGTAGTCGAAGTTCTGGTCCGCGGCCTCCTTCTGAAACTTTGGATCCTGGCCGGCCATCTAAAAACAGTTCCACAttacgtaaataatttttatttcacctcTTTTCGTAGTTACGTCTCGCCTAGTCCACATTAGACACAATCTCGTTCATTTGCTGCAACAACTCGAAGTTCATCGTTCTCGAGTTATTGGCATTTCATTTAATTAACAAGCTATTGGTAGAGAAAACAGTGTTCTGTTAAGTGCGTTGAGCGAAGTTGGGAAATTGGTCGCGCGAGGGCAACAGCGTCGCTGTTGCATCATCACGAAATTGTAAGAACATTTCAACTCGTAACCTTTTTTAGGTTATGTCACTGTTGCAGCAAATGAACGATTCGTAATCTCACGCTGCATAACCACAATCTCATTCAGCCGTAACACAGACTCGTATTGTCATATTTGGTCGATAGGTTTGTGAGTATACAActaaaatttacagacaaatgGAATGCACTTCGAGGCTTAACTCGATGAATTGTTCGTGGTATCATACATTATCGAGCATATGCGATTGTTATCCAACAAGATCTATCGGGTGTCTTTTTTTGAGTCTACATTTGATGTACGTGCAGTAGCGTGCACGAATGTGCAGCAGCTTGTTACCGTTTTGCTAATGTGATTGTCCATTCGACTCGTATGTTTTCAGCCACGTTTTTGTACTTCGCTAATGACAGCGTCAATTTATGTTAAATATGACAACGTAATTTACATACGCTCCTTTCGTATCATAATTTTATGTGCAATATTTGCATGTATTACGTCcatatgcaaattaatatttcgatAATATCTTGCGATTATTTTTCTCAAACTTCGCTTGACTTTTGGGACACCCTGTATGTTCATTCGTATcgtataacttattacgtcgctatttaaaaatttattagaaaaattgccTGCGAATATGTTGTATCGTATGTTACGCCAACTATGTTGCAAACAGATCGAAAACAAAATATGACGAAACTTTGTTAGTACACTTAGCGTTATTTATAAACGCGTGGCATATGTTTATTGAGTTTGGAAGAAATTTAACACGCAAATATGCTCAGATactatatgtattttaaaagtttattattataacAGGTAATGGTACAATTTGTTGCAATTTCTGCTACTTGTGTTATACCTGTGACTACGTTCAAATGTATTTTTGCAACATTTCCAAGCAAACAATTTGTCGCGAAATTCATAAGAAAAAGAAGCATGTATCAAGACACAACCTGACTCtggtattaataattttaataatttccaataACAAACAGCAAAGGCAACAATTTTTCATCGAGCAATTTTCCAGATAATACCAAATACCAAATAATAGATGCAAAATAACAGATtcttattttaacatttttcgatatattttgtataacacGTGGTATACTCAGGAaacaattttctaataaatttgcAACATTGTCTCGAAGTTCCTACCCTCCTAAAGGCCCACATTTCTAGAAAAAACCGACAAGAAGAGGCTAATTCAATTTTCTAGCGTATCTCTGTTAGCATTCTGCGACTCTGTCTAACGTTTTCACCGGCTGTTCACTGTCGATTAAGCCACTATGAATTTTCCACGACGCGTTCGCCACCTTCGATCGAGCAACACTGCAACATAGCAATTAGCGTTATCGCGACGAAACAAACGCATGTCGGTACCGGAAGTTTGCTGTGCGGGGTAATATCGACGATGGACATCAGTCGAGTCATCCTCGTCCTCAGTTCCAACACCGAGTCCTTGACAGGTGgcctgctatttttcgtcgatTTCTCTGTTTGACTCTTCGACCCTTCGTCTGCCATTTTCCAGCAACCAATTTTTCCAGAATTTAATTTCTCCCGGTAGTACGTTCGATAGCCTGGATCCGATTACTTTGAAATTCCAAAATTATGGAAAACGTGGAAATTTTGTCCAATTTCCCTTGACAGAAAATATACGAACTGCCACTTTTTTTGATAATGTTCGATAATTTTTCTCAGAATAACGAGAAAACACAAATgcaattatttttcataattttgccAACCTCTGATTCGAAAATAAATGGCAAATATTCTGTCGGAATTAAAACGAGCCACACAAAGGCACCTGGACACAATTTTTTACCAAATCGACAACCCGTGAATATTTTTAAGACGATTCCACTAAACGAAAACTTCCTACGGACTTGGAAGCGGTACACTGTTTCTCGTCATTTTTATTCGACACTTTCTACGACGATCTGGCACAAAGGCACAATAGGCGTGACAAGAGCAACGAGGTTCCAATTAGTTGGGAAATGGCTAACTGATAGACGAATGGCCAACGTGGCTATGTttgtcgtttctttcgtttttgccCGTTTCTTGTCATTGTTCTTTCCACGATATCGCGGTTTCCTGATACGTGTGAACACGCCCACGcagggctggaagaagaatgtCACACGTGCGGTGCCATTGTCTGCTTCGTCTATTGCGTTTGCCTATCAATTAATGTCAATTGTAAATTATTCTTTGCTCGATGCtatcaacgttataacgtctctaCAATTGCAGAATGCAAATGTCTGATGTACAGGATGATTTACAAAATTGCATCGGCCTAGCATCGTTTGACGCAGGCATCTCCACTTCGATCTACGTCCAACGCGTTCACATTCTAATCTACCTAGTTTTTGCTATATCGTTATTTATCGTCGTTATCTTGTCACTTGCGAGTTATTTTTCCAAACGTTGTTTCGCAATCTTATTGACGCGATTGAAAGACCGCGAAGGGTACAACACGTCTGAATCATCCTGTAGAAATCAAGCTGCTGGCGTGAAACATAGCAAAAATTTGTTCTTACATTTGGAAACAGTTCTTTCTGATTCTATGTGCGATTACGTGTTGCACGTGTAAAAAAGAATACAAATATCGTTTAATTACTGAAATAGTTTCAATtgtgaattattattaataatatggaACATAGTTTTGTCAATATGTTCGTATGAAATATGTTCCAATTTGTTCGCAAGCAGTGGAGGTCGGTTCTTTTTGTACACCGTGTACATTACTGAATGCAATTGGCGGCACATCTGTAGCCATGACCGACCACATGATCGATAATCCCACAATGGGGACAGTCAAACCCGATAACCTCCAACTACAGGTCCGTACAAAAAGCACGTGGGCTCGGCCGAGCCATCACTCATCGATCaccaaatatttcaattattcgaAGCAGTAAGGGCGACCCGATACGATAGGTTGAAGAAGGAGCTCCATTGTAATTTTAGTCGTACGATTTTCTTGCATCAGTTAACTAACAATAATGTAggcttataatttatatataatcatattatattgatattagtattagttatatacatattttttaatactaaaaacatatattatttttaataaatttataatatagtaatatatcatgttcaataaataacatatatttaatattaaaaaatgtatatattttataatacataatagTATTATattgtgttttatatatatatatttaatattaaaaaatatatgcatatcataatatataacttttattataatatattacattatgacacatatatgtatgtgtgtatatatttaatattatatttgcatgcgtatgtatatttaatatatttaatattaaatatatatatacgtataactAATACTCGTATAACTATgatcatatttatattattacattaaatataactAATACTCATATAAttgtgaaatatatatatatattataatatataatggtATTATATAGTGTAATGTATTACAATCAGGTTTATAATAGTAGTTAGCTATTAACAGCtaaacaatatatatttaaaaaataatatattcttttaatattaaaaaagaacatatatattttacaatatataatagtattatattgtgtttcatatatgtatatttaatattagatatattattatcaaatattatattatttaatattattatattaaataaatatatatatatatatgcatataactAATACTCATATAACTataattatagtaataatatattcattgaatatattattaaattattattaaattatttcattgaatataCGTAACACTCACATAATTgcaaaatatataactattatattatgtataatagTATAGCAATCAGATTTATGATAACAGTTAGCTAACTCCTTAAGAATTTATTAGCAACATCAGTAAATTAACAATAACGATAACTTCTCCTAAAAATCAAATGCCAAATACGAATATTCCTCGACCGTGAATTGGATCGAGTTGTTCCGTAGAAGTGGCAGCGAATCGGTGGTTGGCAATCGTCAGTTGCTTCCTAAGTCGATAGGAAGACAACGAGTTCCGCGTCCGTGACTTTTTCCGGGTGCCAGGTGCGGCTATACATATCGTCGACCCACGTGCATTGCATCCAGCAAATGTATCCAAACAAAAGCCCTTAAATATCTGTTTCTACAAGTTCGTGATCCGACTTAATGCTTCCTAGACAGACATTGGCTCTTACTGTGCTGCATATATAATAGGAATGACACGTACCATTCCATAATTCCAAATGGTGTCATTGCTATTCGTATGGAATTTCCAGTTCTACGATATGAACTACAAATACCACATAAATCGAGCCTTCCAACTGCCCTGACTCTGCTACAGCAACATCGATAACGTAAAAACTGTCATTTGCTTCCATTGTCACCAACaatgaagagaaagaaagatctGCCAACGTTTACGATTCTCTTCTTCCGCAGGAAGAAATCTGCCattttaaaaaacaaaagaCCACCGAACCTCCTACGATTCGATCAAAAATTGATCTACCAAAACGATTTGCAAACGCTTATGATCCTGTTCTTCGCTGAAAAGAGACCTTCGGttaaag
This genomic stretch from Bombus vancouverensis nearcticus chromosome 16, iyBomVanc1_principal, whole genome shotgun sequence harbors:
- the Rab3 gene encoding RAS oncogene family member Rab3 isoform X3, whose protein sequence is MAGQDPKFQKEAADQNFDYMFKLLIIGNSSVGKTSFLFRYADDSFTSAFVSTVGIDFKVKTVFRHDKRVKLQIWDTAGQERYRTITTAYYRGAMGFILMYDITNEESFNSVQDWVTQIKTYSCDNAQVILVGNKCDMEDERVITTERGKQLADQLGVQFFETSAKENINIKTVFEQLVDIICDKMSESLDNDPTLLAGGMGQAKGQRLTDQPTNPTDDNCNC
- the Rab3 gene encoding RAS oncogene family member Rab3 isoform X1; translation: MADEGSKSQTEKSTKNSRPPVKDSVLELRTRMTRLMSIVDITPHSKLPMAGQDPKFQKEAADQNFDYMFKLLIIGNSSVGKTSFLFRYADDSFTSAFVSTVGIDFKVKTVFRHDKRVKLQIWDTAGQERYRTITTAYYRGAMGFILMYDITNEESFNSVQDWVTQIKTYSCDNAQVILVGNKCDMEDERVITTERGKQLADQLGVQFFETSAKENINIKTVFEQLVDIICDKMSESLDNDPTLLAGGMGQAKGQRLTDQPTNPTDDNCNC
- the Rab3 gene encoding RAS oncogene family member Rab3 isoform X2 encodes the protein MWAFRRMAGQDPKFQKEAADQNFDYMFKLLIIGNSSVGKTSFLFRYADDSFTSAFVSTVGIDFKVKTVFRHDKRVKLQIWDTAGQERYRTITTAYYRGAMGFILMYDITNEESFNSVQDWVTQIKTYSCDNAQVILVGNKCDMEDERVITTERGKQLADQLGVQFFETSAKENINIKTVFEQLVDIICDKMSESLDNDPTLLAGGMGQAKGQRLTDQPTNPTDDNCNC